One region of Streptomyces sp. CG4 genomic DNA includes:
- a CDS encoding TIM barrel protein has protein sequence MPGFEWSTAADQRFNVNLSILFTELPLLERPAAAAAAGFTAVELWWPWVDSPTPEQSELDALKKAIEDAGVQLTGLNFYAGQLPGPDRGALSVPGEESDRFRANIDVAIAFAQSLGCTVFNALYGNRVDGVDPAEQDALALENLVLAARAVGRVGGTILVEALNQPESPKCPIVSAPQAIEIVDKVNEATGLGNAKFLMDLYHLSMNGEDLPSVIEQYAAKTGHVQIADNPGRGAPGTGSLPLEELLDQLRKAGYDGWVGLEYKAGDRPSAESFDWLPREARAAR, from the coding sequence ATGCCAGGTTTCGAATGGAGCACAGCCGCAGACCAGCGCTTCAACGTCAACCTGTCGATCCTCTTCACGGAACTCCCGCTCCTGGAGCGCCCCGCGGCCGCCGCCGCGGCGGGCTTCACGGCGGTCGAGCTGTGGTGGCCCTGGGTCGACTCCCCCACCCCCGAGCAGTCCGAGCTCGACGCCCTGAAGAAGGCGATCGAGGACGCGGGCGTCCAGCTCACGGGCCTGAACTTCTACGCCGGACAGCTGCCGGGCCCGGACCGCGGCGCCCTGTCGGTCCCGGGCGAGGAGTCGGACCGGTTCCGCGCCAACATCGACGTGGCCATCGCCTTCGCCCAGTCCCTCGGCTGCACGGTGTTCAACGCCCTGTACGGCAACCGCGTCGACGGTGTGGACCCGGCCGAGCAGGACGCCCTCGCCCTGGAGAACCTGGTCCTCGCGGCCCGGGCGGTCGGCCGGGTCGGCGGGACGATCCTGGTCGAGGCCCTGAACCAGCCCGAGTCGCCGAAGTGCCCGATCGTGAGCGCGCCCCAGGCGATCGAGATCGTCGACAAGGTCAACGAGGCGACGGGTCTCGGGAACGCGAAGTTCCTGATGGACCTGTACCACCTGTCGATGAACGGCGAGGACCTGCCGTCGGTGATCGAGCAGTACGCGGCGAAGACCGGCCACGTCCAGATCGCCGACAACCCCGGCCGCGGCGCCCCCGGGACGGGTTCGCTCCCGCTGGAGGAGCTGCTCGACCAGCTGAGGAAGGCCGGTTACGACGGCTGGGTCGGTCTGGAGTACAAGGCCGGCGACCGCCCGAGCGCCGAGTCCTTCGACTGGCTCCCGCGCGAGGCGCGTGCCGCCCGCTGA
- the pucL gene encoding factor-independent urate hydroxylase, producing the protein MPTILGQNQYGKAENRVVKITRDGATHHIKDLNVSVALSGDMDEVHYSGSNANVLPTDTTKNTVYAFAKEYGIESAEQFGIHLARHFVTSQEPIHRARIRIEEYAWERIETSDANSKFIGADEVKHSFVRKGQETRVTQITYDGEQWEVVSGLKDLVVMNSTNSEFWGYVKDKYTTLQEAYDRILATQVSGRWRFNWTDDEQRMPNWEKSYEQVKKHMLQAFAETYSLSLQQTLYQMGARIINNRSEIDEVRFSLPNKHHFLVDLEPFGLKNDNEVYYAADRPYGLIEATILRDGCEPKIPVDMTNL; encoded by the coding sequence ATGCCCACCATCCTGGGACAGAACCAGTACGGCAAGGCCGAGAACCGAGTCGTAAAGATCACGCGGGACGGCGCCACCCACCACATCAAGGACCTCAACGTCTCCGTCGCGCTGAGCGGCGACATGGACGAGGTCCACTACTCCGGCTCCAACGCCAACGTCCTGCCGACCGACACCACCAAGAACACGGTGTACGCGTTCGCCAAGGAGTACGGCATCGAGTCCGCCGAGCAGTTCGGCATCCATCTCGCCCGCCACTTCGTCACCTCGCAGGAGCCGATCCACCGCGCCCGGATCCGGATCGAGGAGTACGCCTGGGAGCGGATCGAGACCTCCGACGCCAACTCCAAGTTCATCGGCGCGGACGAGGTCAAGCACTCGTTCGTCCGCAAGGGCCAGGAGACCCGCGTCACCCAGATCACCTACGACGGTGAGCAGTGGGAGGTCGTCTCCGGTCTGAAGGACCTGGTCGTGATGAACTCGACGAACTCCGAATTCTGGGGTTACGTCAAGGACAAGTACACGACCCTGCAGGAGGCGTACGACCGCATCCTGGCCACCCAGGTCTCCGGCCGCTGGCGGTTCAACTGGACCGACGACGAGCAGAGGATGCCCAACTGGGAGAAGTCCTACGAGCAGGTCAAGAAGCACATGCTCCAGGCCTTCGCCGAGACGTACTCCCTCTCCCTGCAGCAGACGCTGTACCAGATGGGTGCGCGCATCATCAACAACCGCAGCGAGATCGACGAGGTCCGCTTCTCGCTGCCGAACAAGCACCACTTCCTGGTCGACCTGGAGCCCTTCGGGCTCAAGAACGACAACGAGGTCTACTACGCCGCCGACCGGCCCTACGGCCTGATCGAGGCGACCATCCTCCGGGACGGCTGTGAGCCGAAGATCCCGGTCGACATGACCAACCTCTGA
- a CDS encoding helix-turn-helix domain-containing protein translates to MSADEPFITAVKPLVDAMGGRLVPPDEAGPDDVVLAWEGVDVVAVRLPQLADSLDHILAAMERRQGRPLADLDRKAKQEIVRILEARGAFAVRHGVETVAGALGVSRFTVYNYLNREKGA, encoded by the coding sequence ATGAGCGCGGACGAGCCCTTCATCACGGCCGTGAAGCCGCTGGTCGACGCCATGGGCGGGCGGCTGGTCCCGCCGGACGAGGCCGGCCCCGACGATGTCGTCCTCGCCTGGGAGGGTGTCGACGTCGTCGCCGTGCGCCTGCCTCAGCTCGCCGACTCCCTCGATCACATCCTGGCCGCCATGGAGCGCCGGCAGGGCCGGCCGCTGGCCGACCTGGACCGCAAGGCGAAACAGGAGATCGTGCGCATACTGGAAGCCCGCGGCGCCTTCGCCGTGCGGCACGGCGTGGAGACCGTGGCGGGCGCGCTCGGCGTCAGCCGCTTCACGGTCTACAACTACCTCAACCGTGAGAAGGGTGCCTGA
- a CDS encoding AMP-binding protein: protein MTAQPSYTHGTSPTALLGDTIGADLDRAVARWPEREALVDVPSGRRWTYAQFGADVEELAQALVAAGVAKGDRVGIWAVNCPEWVLVQYATARIGAIMVNINPAYRTHEVEYVLRQAGISLLFASLRHKASDYRAMVEEVRAGCPQLRETVYIGDPSWEALLQRRTAEVSYPELSCDDPINIQYTSGTTGFPKGATLSHHNILNNGYFVGESLGYSEQDRICVPVPFYHCFGMVMGNLAATSHGACVVIPAPSFEPKATLEAVRRERCTSLYGVPTMFIAELNLPDFATYDLSTLRTGIMAGSPCPVEVMKRVMAEMHMAEVAICYGMTETSPVSLQTRRDDDLEHRTGTVGRVLPHLEVKVVDPATGVTQPRGTAGELCTRGYSVMLGYWNEPEKTAEAVDAGRWMHTGDLATMREDGYVEIVGRIKDMIIRGGENIYPREIEEFLYGHPGIRDVQVVGVPHETYGEEVLACVIPRDPAAPLTLEDLRAYCRGRLAHYKIPSRLRILEAFPMTVSGKVRKIELRETYATPGTAAG, encoded by the coding sequence GTGACCGCTCAGCCGTCGTACACGCACGGGACGAGTCCGACCGCCCTGCTCGGAGACACCATCGGCGCCGATCTGGACCGGGCCGTCGCGAGATGGCCGGAGCGCGAGGCACTGGTCGACGTGCCGTCGGGCCGGCGCTGGACCTATGCCCAATTCGGCGCCGATGTCGAGGAGTTGGCGCAGGCGCTGGTCGCCGCCGGCGTCGCCAAGGGCGACCGGGTGGGCATCTGGGCGGTCAACTGCCCGGAATGGGTCCTGGTCCAGTACGCCACCGCCCGCATCGGCGCGATCATGGTGAACATCAACCCGGCCTACCGCACCCACGAGGTCGAGTACGTCCTGCGCCAGGCGGGGATCTCCCTGCTGTTCGCCTCCCTGCGGCACAAGGCCAGCGACTACCGGGCGATGGTCGAGGAGGTGCGGGCCGGGTGCCCGCAGTTGCGGGAGACGGTCTACATCGGCGACCCGAGCTGGGAGGCGCTGCTCCAACGCCGCACCGCCGAAGTCTCGTACCCGGAACTGTCCTGCGACGACCCCATCAACATCCAGTACACCTCGGGAACCACCGGCTTCCCGAAGGGCGCCACGCTGTCCCACCACAACATCCTCAACAACGGCTACTTCGTCGGGGAGTCGCTCGGCTACAGCGAGCAGGACAGGATCTGCGTCCCGGTCCCCTTCTACCACTGCTTCGGCATGGTCATGGGCAACCTCGCGGCCACCTCCCACGGCGCCTGCGTGGTCATCCCGGCCCCGTCCTTCGAGCCGAAGGCCACCCTGGAGGCGGTGCGGCGCGAGCGCTGTACGTCCCTGTACGGCGTGCCGACCATGTTCATCGCCGAGCTCAACCTCCCCGACTTCGCGACGTACGACCTCTCCACCCTGCGCACCGGCATCATGGCGGGCTCACCGTGCCCGGTGGAGGTGATGAAGCGGGTCATGGCCGAGATGCACATGGCGGAGGTCGCCATCTGCTACGGCATGACCGAGACCTCCCCGGTGTCCCTGCAGACCCGCAGGGACGACGACCTGGAGCACCGCACCGGCACCGTCGGCCGGGTCCTGCCGCACCTGGAGGTCAAGGTCGTCGACCCGGCCACCGGCGTCACCCAACCGCGCGGCACGGCGGGGGAGTTGTGCACCCGCGGCTACAGCGTGATGCTCGGCTACTGGAACGAGCCCGAGAAGACCGCCGAGGCCGTCGACGCGGGCCGCTGGATGCACACCGGGGACCTGGCGACGATGCGCGAGGACGGCTACGTCGAAATCGTCGGCCGGATCAAGGACATGATCATCCGGGGCGGCGAGAACATCTACCCGCGCGAGATCGAGGAGTTCCTCTACGGCCACCCCGGGATCAGGGACGTACAGGTCGTCGGGGTGCCGCACGAGACGTACGGCGAGGAGGTCCTGGCCTGCGTCATCCCGCGGGATCCCGCCGCCCCGCTCACCCTGGAGGACCTGCGCGCCTACTGCCGGGGCCGGCTCGCGCACTACAAGATCCCGAGCAGGCTGCGGATTCTGGAGGCCTTCCCGATGACGGTGAGCGGAAAGGTACGCAAGATCGAACTGCGGGAGACGTACGCGACGCCGGGCACGGCGGCCGGATGA
- the gcl gene encoding glyoxylate carboligase yields MARMTAARAAVEILKREGVTDAFGVPGAAINPFYKALKEGGGINHTLARHVEGASHMAEGYTRTKPGNIGVCIGTSGPAGTDMITGLYSAIGDSVPILCITGQAPTSVIHKEDFQAVDIASIAKPVTKMAVTVLEAAQVPGVFQQAFHLMRSGRPGPVLIDLPIDVQLTEIEFDPETYEPLPVYKPAATRAQIEKALSFLLASERPVIVAGGGIIGADAADLLVEFAELTQTPVVPTLMGWGTLADDHELNAGMVGVQTSHRYGNANFLESDFVLGIGNRWANRHTGYKLDVYRGDRTFVHVDIEPTQIGKIFPPDYGVVSDAKAALDLFVEVAKELKAEGKLPDRADWVASTQERKATLLRRTHFDNVPMKPQRVYEEMNKAFGPETRYVTTIGLSQIAGAQMLHVYKPRHWINCGQAGPLGWTIPAAIGVAKADPDAPVVALSGDYDFQFLIEELAVAAQHRIPYVHVLVNNAYLGLIRQAQIGLDINFQVNLEFENINAPELGVYGVDHVKVAEGLGCKAIRVTEPDQLGAAFEEAKKLAAEYQVPVVVEAILERITNISMSRTMDISDISEFEDLATEPGHAPTSVKPLKV; encoded by the coding sequence ATGGCTCGTATGACCGCTGCCCGCGCGGCAGTTGAGATCCTCAAGCGCGAGGGCGTCACCGACGCCTTCGGTGTGCCGGGCGCGGCGATCAACCCCTTCTACAAGGCCCTCAAGGAGGGTGGCGGTATCAACCACACCCTCGCCCGCCATGTCGAGGGCGCGTCGCACATGGCCGAGGGGTACACCCGCACCAAGCCGGGCAACATCGGCGTCTGCATCGGCACTTCCGGCCCGGCCGGCACCGACATGATCACCGGCCTGTACTCGGCCATCGGTGACTCCGTCCCGATCCTGTGCATCACGGGCCAGGCGCCCACCAGCGTGATCCACAAGGAGGACTTCCAGGCCGTCGACATCGCCTCGATCGCCAAGCCGGTGACGAAGATGGCGGTCACCGTCCTGGAGGCCGCGCAGGTCCCCGGCGTCTTCCAGCAGGCCTTCCACCTGATGCGCTCCGGCCGTCCCGGCCCGGTCCTGATCGACCTGCCGATCGACGTCCAGCTCACCGAGATCGAGTTCGACCCGGAGACGTACGAGCCGCTGCCCGTCTACAAGCCGGCCGCGACCCGCGCCCAGATCGAGAAGGCGCTCTCCTTCCTGCTGGCCTCCGAGCGCCCGGTCATCGTCGCCGGCGGCGGCATCATCGGCGCCGACGCCGCCGACCTGCTGGTGGAGTTCGCCGAGCTGACCCAGACCCCCGTCGTCCCGACCCTGATGGGCTGGGGCACGCTGGCCGACGACCACGAGCTGAACGCGGGCATGGTCGGCGTGCAGACCTCGCACCGGTACGGCAACGCCAACTTCCTGGAGTCGGACTTCGTCCTCGGCATCGGCAACCGCTGGGCCAACCGCCACACCGGCTACAAGCTCGACGTCTACCGCGGCGACCGCACGTTCGTCCACGTCGACATCGAGCCCACCCAGATCGGCAAGATCTTCCCGCCGGACTACGGGGTCGTCTCCGACGCCAAGGCCGCGCTGGACCTGTTCGTCGAGGTCGCCAAGGAGCTGAAGGCGGAGGGCAAGCTGCCCGACCGCGCCGACTGGGTCGCCTCGACGCAGGAGCGCAAGGCGACGCTCCTGCGCCGTACCCACTTCGACAACGTGCCCATGAAGCCGCAGCGCGTGTACGAGGAGATGAACAAGGCCTTCGGTCCGGAGACGCGCTACGTCACCACCATCGGCCTCTCCCAGATCGCCGGCGCGCAGATGCTGCACGTCTACAAGCCGCGCCACTGGATCAACTGCGGCCAGGCCGGCCCGCTCGGCTGGACCATCCCGGCCGCGATCGGCGTCGCCAAGGCCGACCCGGACGCCCCGGTCGTCGCGCTCTCCGGCGACTACGACTTCCAGTTCCTGATCGAGGAACTGGCCGTCGCCGCCCAGCACAGGATCCCGTACGTCCACGTGCTGGTGAACAACGCCTACCTGGGCCTGATCCGCCAGGCGCAGATCGGCCTGGACATCAACTTCCAGGTCAACCTGGAGTTCGAGAACATCAATGCGCCCGAGCTCGGCGTCTACGGCGTGGACCACGTCAAGGTGGCCGAGGGTCTGGGCTGCAAGGCGATCCGGGTCACCGAGCCGGACCAGCTGGGCGCCGCCTTCGAGGAGGCCAAGAAGCTGGCCGCCGAGTACCAGGTGCCCGTCGTCGTCGAGGCGATCCTGGAGCGGATCACCAACATCTCGATGAGCCGCACCATGGACATCAGCGACATCTCCGAGTTCGAGGACCTGGCCACCGAGCCGGGCCACGCGCCGACGTCGGTCAAGCCGCTGAAGGTCTGA
- the uraD gene encoding 2-oxo-4-hydroxy-4-carboxy-5-ureidoimidazoline decarboxylase has translation MTSTSTPPGLARFNDLEERAALAALHEACASTTWARRLLAARPYAGADELYAASDAAMAELTTADLEEAMAGHPPIGRPKPGDPTSAREQRGMAGASEALRTEMLELNLAYQDKFGHVFLICATGRTGEQMRDAVKERIGNAPEQEREIVRTELGKINRIRLARLVEEDA, from the coding sequence GTGACTTCGACTTCCACGCCCCCGGGCCTGGCCCGGTTCAACGACCTGGAGGAGCGCGCGGCCCTCGCCGCCCTCCACGAGGCGTGTGCCTCCACCACGTGGGCCCGGCGACTGCTCGCCGCCCGCCCCTACGCCGGCGCCGACGAGCTCTACGCCGCCAGTGACGCCGCCATGGCCGAGCTGACCACGGCGGACCTGGAGGAGGCCATGGCGGGGCACCCGCCGATCGGCCGCCCCAAGCCCGGCGACCCCACCTCCGCCCGCGAGCAGCGCGGCATGGCCGGCGCCTCGGAGGCACTCAGGACCGAGATGCTCGAACTCAACCTGGCCTACCAGGACAAGTTCGGCCATGTGTTCCTGATCTGCGCCACCGGTCGCACCGGCGAGCAGATGCGCGACGCCGTCAAGGAGCGGATCGGGAACGCGCCGGAGCAGGAGCGGGAGATCGTCCGCACCGAGCTGGGCAAGATCAACCGCATCCGACTGGCCCGACTCGTCGAAGAGGACGCCTGA
- a CDS encoding 2-hydroxy-3-oxopropionate reductase: MSSNLSDSSRPARPAIAWIGLGIMGSPMSENLIKAGYDVTGFTLEQDKLDRLAAAGGTVAGSIAEAVRDADVVITMVPASPQVEAISYGPDGILENARQGALLIDMSSITPQTSVDLAAAAKDKGIRVLDAPVSGGEAGAIEAVLSIMVGGEQADFDQAKPIFDALGKTIVLCGPHGSGQTVKAANQLIVAVNIQACAEAVVFLEKSGVDLAAALDVLGGGLAGSTVLTRKKDNFLNRDFKPGFRIDLHHKDMGIVTDAARNVGAALPVGAVVAQLVASLRAQGDGGLDHSALLRAVERLSGAQV; the protein is encoded by the coding sequence ATGAGCAGCAACCTTTCCGATTCCTCCCGCCCGGCCCGCCCTGCGATCGCGTGGATCGGCCTCGGCATCATGGGCTCCCCCATGTCCGAGAACCTGATCAAGGCGGGTTACGACGTCACCGGCTTCACGCTGGAGCAGGACAAGCTGGACCGCCTGGCCGCCGCCGGCGGCACCGTGGCCGGCTCGATCGCCGAGGCCGTGCGCGACGCCGACGTGGTGATCACGATGGTGCCCGCGTCCCCGCAGGTCGAGGCCATCTCCTACGGCCCCGACGGCATCCTGGAGAACGCCAGGCAGGGCGCCCTGCTGATCGACATGTCCTCGATCACCCCGCAGACCTCCGTCGACCTGGCCGCCGCGGCCAAGGACAAGGGCATCCGGGTGCTCGACGCCCCGGTGTCCGGCGGTGAGGCCGGCGCCATCGAGGCCGTACTGTCGATCATGGTCGGCGGTGAGCAGGCCGACTTCGACCAGGCCAAGCCGATCTTCGACGCGCTGGGCAAGACCATCGTGCTGTGCGGCCCGCACGGCTCCGGCCAGACCGTGAAGGCGGCCAACCAGCTGATCGTGGCCGTGAACATCCAGGCGTGCGCCGAGGCCGTGGTCTTCCTGGAGAAGTCGGGCGTGGACCTCGCGGCCGCGCTGGACGTCCTGGGCGGCGGCCTCGCGGGCTCGACCGTGCTGACCCGCAAGAAGGACAACTTCCTCAACCGCGACTTCAAGCCGGGCTTCCGTATCGACCTGCACCACAAGGACATGGGCATCGTCACGGACGCCGCCCGCAACGTGGGTGCCGCGCTGCCCGTCGGTGCCGTGGTCGCGCAGTTGGTCGCCTCGCTGCGCGCCCAGGGCGACGGCGGTCTGGACCACTCGGCTCTGCTGCGGGCCGTGGAGCGCCTGTCCGGCGCCCAGGTCTGA
- a CDS encoding AMP-binding protein: MTTATEMFRGARDFLLEHRADYATAYQGFAWPRPAHFNWALEWFDVIAAGNDRTALHIVEEDGAETRLSFAEMSERSNRVARWLRKQGVAAEDRILVMLGNQTELWETALAAMKLRAVVIPATPLLGPADLRDRVERGRVRQVIARTEDTAKFADVPGDYTRIAVGGRPEPGWVPYEDAYTAPAEFRPDGPTLADDPLMLYFTSGTTARPKLVEHTHTSYPIGHLATMYWIGLQPGDVHLNISSPGWAKHAWSNLFAPWNAEATVFLYNYTRFDAARLMAEMDRARVTTFCAPPTVWRMLIQADLGLLATPPREVVAAGEPLNPEVIEQVRRAWGVTIRDGFGQTETAVQVSNSPGQVLKTGSMGRPSPGYRVELLDPVSGAPGAAEGEIALDLSERPAGLMTGYHGDPDRTAEAMAGGYYRTGDIASRDADGYLTYVGRADDVFKASDYKISPFELESALLEHAAVAEAAVVPAPDELRLAVPKAYVVLAEGYEPGPDTAKVIFEHSRQVLAPYKRIRRLEFGALPKTVSGKIRRIELREATAAGSADEYREEDFR; encoded by the coding sequence ATGACGACGGCGACGGAGATGTTCCGCGGGGCACGGGACTTCCTGCTGGAGCACCGTGCGGACTACGCCACCGCCTACCAGGGCTTCGCCTGGCCGCGGCCCGCGCACTTCAACTGGGCGCTGGAATGGTTCGACGTGATCGCCGCCGGCAACGACCGGACCGCGCTGCACATCGTCGAGGAGGACGGTGCCGAGACCCGGCTGAGCTTCGCCGAGATGTCCGAGCGGTCGAACCGAGTGGCCCGATGGCTGCGGAAGCAGGGTGTCGCCGCAGAGGACCGCATCCTCGTCATGCTCGGCAACCAGACCGAGCTGTGGGAGACCGCGCTGGCCGCGATGAAGCTGCGCGCGGTGGTCATCCCGGCCACCCCGCTGCTGGGACCCGCCGATCTGCGCGACCGCGTGGAGCGCGGCCGGGTGCGGCAGGTGATCGCGCGGACCGAGGACACCGCCAAGTTCGCCGACGTGCCCGGCGATTACACGCGGATCGCGGTCGGCGGCCGGCCCGAGCCGGGCTGGGTGCCGTACGAGGACGCGTACACCGCCCCCGCCGAGTTCCGCCCCGACGGCCCCACCCTGGCCGACGACCCGCTGATGCTCTACTTCACGTCCGGTACGACCGCCCGCCCCAAGCTGGTCGAGCACACCCACACCTCGTACCCGATCGGGCACCTGGCGACCATGTACTGGATCGGCCTCCAGCCCGGTGACGTGCATCTGAACATCTCCTCGCCGGGCTGGGCCAAGCACGCCTGGTCCAATCTCTTCGCGCCGTGGAACGCCGAGGCGACCGTCTTCCTCTACAACTACACCCGCTTCGACGCGGCCCGGCTGATGGCCGAGATGGACCGGGCCCGGGTGACCACCTTCTGCGCCCCGCCGACCGTGTGGCGCATGCTCATCCAGGCCGACCTCGGCCTGCTCGCCACCCCGCCCCGCGAGGTGGTGGCCGCGGGCGAGCCGCTCAACCCCGAGGTCATCGAGCAGGTCCGGCGGGCCTGGGGCGTCACCATCCGGGACGGCTTCGGGCAGACCGAGACCGCCGTGCAGGTCTCCAACAGCCCCGGCCAGGTGCTCAAGACCGGTTCCATGGGCCGCCCGAGCCCCGGCTACCGCGTGGAACTCCTCGACCCGGTCTCCGGCGCGCCCGGCGCCGCCGAGGGCGAGATCGCCCTCGACCTGTCCGAGCGGCCGGCCGGTCTGATGACCGGCTACCACGGCGACCCGGACCGCACCGCGGAGGCCATGGCGGGCGGCTACTACCGCACCGGGGACATCGCCTCCCGTGACGCGGACGGCTATCTGACCTACGTCGGCCGCGCGGACGACGTCTTCAAGGCCTCCGACTACAAGATCAGCCCGTTCGAGCTGGAGAGCGCGCTGCTGGAGCACGCGGCGGTGGCCGAGGCCGCCGTGGTGCCCGCGCCGGACGAGCTGCGGCTCGCGGTGCCGAAGGCGTACGTCGTGCTCGCCGAGGGCTACGAGCCCGGACCGGACACCGCGAAGGTCATCTTCGAGCACTCCCGCCAGGTGCTCGCCCCCTACAAGCGCATCCGCCGGCTGGAGTTCGGCGCGCTGCCCAAGACCGTCTCCGGCAAGATCCGCCGGATCGAGCTGCGCGAGGCGACCGCCGCGGGCTCGGCCGACGAGTACCGCGAGGAGGACTTCCGGTGA
- a CDS encoding catalase, producing MSKRVLTTEAGAPVADNQNSASAGVGGPLLIQDQQLLEKLARFNRERIPERVVHARGSGAYGHFEVTDDVTGFTHADFLSEIGKRTEVFLRFSTVADSLGGADAVRDPRGFALKFYTEEGNYDLVGNNTPVFFIKDPIKFPDFIHSQKRDPFTGKQEPDNVWDFWAHAPEATHQVTWLMGDRGIPASYRHMNGYGSHTYQWTNAEGEAFFVKYHFKTNQGIRCLSSEQAAELAGKDPGSHQTDLLQAIERGVHPSWTLYVQIMPAAEAADYRFNPFDLTKVWPHKDYPLQRVGRLVLDRNPDNVFAEVEQAAFSPNNFVPGIGPSPDKMLQGRLFAYADAHRYRLGVNHTHLAVNAPKAVAGGAQNYGRDGFMAVNGQGRGAKNYEPNSYDGPAETGRPLSAPLAVSGYTGNHEAPLHTKDDAFFQAGELYRLMSEEEKSRLVANIAGGLSQVSRDDVIEKNLAHFHAADPDYGKRVEEAVRALRED from the coding sequence ATGTCGAAGCGCGTGCTCACGACAGAGGCCGGCGCCCCGGTCGCCGACAACCAGAACTCCGCATCCGCCGGCGTCGGCGGCCCGCTCCTGATCCAGGACCAGCAGCTCCTGGAGAAGCTCGCACGCTTCAACCGCGAGCGGATCCCGGAGCGCGTGGTGCACGCCCGTGGCTCCGGCGCGTACGGCCACTTCGAGGTGACCGACGACGTCACCGGCTTCACCCACGCCGACTTCCTGAGCGAGATCGGCAAGCGCACCGAGGTCTTCCTGCGCTTCTCCACGGTCGCCGACTCCCTCGGCGGCGCGGACGCCGTCCGTGACCCGCGGGGCTTCGCGCTGAAGTTCTACACCGAGGAGGGCAACTACGACCTCGTCGGCAACAACACCCCGGTGTTCTTCATCAAGGACCCGATCAAGTTCCCCGACTTCATCCACTCGCAGAAGCGGGACCCGTTCACCGGCAAGCAGGAGCCGGACAACGTCTGGGACTTCTGGGCACACGCCCCCGAGGCCACGCACCAGGTGACCTGGCTGATGGGCGACCGCGGCATCCCGGCGTCGTACCGGCACATGAACGGCTACGGCTCGCACACCTACCAGTGGACGAACGCGGAGGGCGAGGCCTTCTTCGTCAAGTACCACTTCAAGACGAACCAGGGCATCCGCTGCCTGAGCAGCGAGCAGGCCGCGGAGCTGGCGGGCAAGGACCCGGGCTCGCACCAGACGGACCTGCTGCAGGCCATCGAGCGGGGCGTGCACCCGTCCTGGACCCTCTACGTCCAGATCATGCCGGCGGCCGAGGCGGCGGACTACCGCTTCAACCCGTTCGACCTGACCAAGGTCTGGCCGCACAAGGACTACCCGCTGCAGCGCGTGGGCCGCCTGGTCCTCGACCGCAACCCCGACAACGTCTTCGCCGAGGTCGAGCAGGCCGCGTTCTCCCCGAACAACTTCGTTCCGGGCATCGGCCCCTCCCCCGACAAGATGCTCCAGGGCCGCCTGTTCGCCTACGCGGACGCACACCGCTACCGCCTGGGCGTCAACCACACCCACCTCGCCGTGAACGCCCCGAAGGCGGTCGCGGGCGGCGCCCAGAACTACGGCCGCGACGGCTTCATGGCGGTCAACGGCCAGGGCCGCGGCGCCAAGAACTACGAGCCGAACTCCTACGACGGCCCGGCGGAGACCGGCCGCCCGCTGTCGGCTCCCCTGGCGGTCTCCGGCTACACGGGCAACCACGAGGCACCGCTGCACACCAAGGACGACGCCTTCTTCCAGGCGGGCGAGCTGTACCGCCTGATGTCCGAGGAGGAGAAGTCCCGCCTCGTCGCGAACATCGCCGGCGGCCTCTCGCAGGTCTCCCGCGACGACGTGATCGAGAAGAACCTGGCCCACTTCCACGCCGCCGACCCGGACTACGGCAAGCGCGTGGAGGAGGCGGTCCGCGCCCTGCGCGAGGACTGA
- the uraH gene encoding hydroxyisourate hydrolase, translated as MSTSTTASVSTHILDTSVGRPAEGVAIQLSARSGRAADWQALGGSATDADGRCKDLPALPEGTTHVRLDFAVEAYFLQSENKQADAQQDAPANRDSGAVFFPEVAITFAVHPGEHYHVPLLLNPFGYSVYRGS; from the coding sequence ATGAGCACCAGCACCACCGCCTCCGTGTCCACCCACATCCTGGACACCTCGGTCGGCCGCCCCGCCGAGGGCGTCGCCATCCAGCTCTCCGCCCGCAGCGGCCGGGCAGCGGACTGGCAGGCGCTCGGCGGCTCCGCGACCGACGCCGACGGCCGGTGCAAGGACCTGCCGGCACTGCCGGAGGGGACCACCCACGTACGGCTCGACTTCGCCGTCGAGGCGTATTTCTTGCAGTCCGAGAACAAGCAAGCCGATGCGCAGCAGGACGCCCCCGCGAATCGGGACAGCGGTGCCGTGTTCTTCCCCGAGGTGGCGATCACTTTCGCCGTGCACCCCGGGGAGCACTACCACGTGCCGCTGCTGCTCAACCCGTTCGGCTACTCCGTTTACCGAGGGAGCTAG